In Sphingobacterium zeae, one genomic interval encodes:
- a CDS encoding Crp/Fnr family transcriptional regulator, producing MSKILREQLRNYIDITDVEFDYILSHFSFKKFKKHQFLIQEGQFVLNDYFLLSGCVKSYYTDEIGKIHILLFAIQDWWITDYEAYYYHKNAKVNIDCLEDTEVLCLSNENREKLCREFHQVEHFFRKKTNRRNVALQNRILSLLSSSAKERYEKFVQDYPSLVQKLPKHIVAAYLGVTRETLSRLYAPNN from the coding sequence ATGAGTAAAATTTTGCGAGAACAGCTCCGAAACTATATCGATATAACAGATGTGGAGTTTGATTATATTTTGAGCCATTTTAGCTTTAAGAAATTCAAAAAGCATCAATTCCTCATACAGGAAGGTCAGTTCGTATTAAATGATTACTTTTTGCTCTCTGGCTGTGTGAAATCATATTATACTGACGAAATCGGTAAAATACATATTCTTCTTTTCGCTATTCAGGATTGGTGGATAACAGATTACGAAGCCTATTATTATCATAAGAACGCAAAAGTCAATATTGATTGTCTAGAAGATACCGAAGTGCTATGCCTTAGCAATGAAAACAGAGAAAAGCTCTGCCGCGAATTCCATCAAGTCGAACATTTTTTCAGAAAGAAAACAAACCGCAGGAACGTGGCGTTGCAAAACAGGATCCTATCCTTACTGAGCAGCTCTGCAAAGGAGCGTTATGAAAAGTTTGTACAAGACTATCCATCGTTGGTGCAAAAGTTGCCCAAGCACATTGTTGCTGCTTATCTTGGTGTAACAAGAGAAACACTGAGTCGCTTATACGCGCCAAACAATTGA
- a CDS encoding YceI family protein, with translation MTTFNIQTASSTVNWTGKKILGLHTGTIQIKSGFLTFENDQIIDGEIQIDMTSIVITDISDKSIYKEFFDHLNHDDFFSVDQIKTASMKINNGRKENMHYFISGDLTIKNITQPIHFTATVEIFSDFLHALGEINIDRTLYNIRYGSGKFIPNLGDKLIYDEFVLQFKLVGQR, from the coding sequence ATGACAACATTTAACATTCAAACAGCAAGCAGCACTGTGAACTGGACAGGAAAGAAAATTCTGGGCTTACACACGGGAACTATTCAAATCAAAAGTGGTTTTTTGACTTTTGAAAACGATCAGATCATCGATGGAGAAATACAGATTGACATGACTTCAATTGTAATCACCGATATTTCTGACAAATCTATTTACAAGGAGTTTTTTGATCATTTAAACCACGATGATTTTTTCTCGGTCGATCAAATTAAGACAGCTTCTATGAAAATCAACAATGGAAGAAAGGAAAATATGCATTACTTCATTAGTGGTGATTTGACCATTAAGAATATTACACAGCCCATTCATTTTACGGCGACTGTAGAAATATTCAGCGATTTCTTGCATGCATTGGGCGAAATCAACATTGACCGGACATTGTACAATATTCGGTATGGCTCCGGAAAGTTTATACCGAATTTGGGCGACAAATTGATTTACGATGAGTTTGTACTACAGTTCAAATTAGTTGGGCAACGCTAA
- a CDS encoding NAD(P)H-dependent flavin oxidoreductase, protein MWTKTKFTKLLGIDLPIVQGPFGGKLSSEDLTALVSNKGGLGSYGGQPYDAAELISISRGIRKLTSKPFNINLWVNDQDATAGDFDESKFQQVIKLLEPYFEEVGAEPPTFPLPASPKFEEQIEAIFEIKPAVFSFVYGIPSEAILEKCRRLGIITIGTATTLDEAIAIEHAGVDAVVATGFDAGGHRVSFLDKPEESLIGTFSFIPQVADTVRIPVIGAGGVADARGVKAAMALGADAVQIGTAFLATRQSGASKIHREKLFSKEARYTTLTKVFTGRLSRGLKNRLTEELKEFQNSLAPYPLQGKIVGKLGAYPANSESDPELKSFWAGQAASILQYHDAEKLIAAISAEMER, encoded by the coding sequence ATGTGGACAAAAACAAAATTCACTAAACTCCTTGGAATAGATTTACCCATCGTTCAAGGTCCCTTTGGTGGAAAACTATCCTCAGAGGATCTTACAGCACTAGTGTCAAATAAGGGCGGATTAGGCTCTTATGGTGGACAGCCGTATGATGCTGCCGAACTAATTTCTATATCTAGAGGCATCAGAAAATTGACCTCAAAACCATTTAACATTAATCTATGGGTTAATGATCAAGATGCTACGGCCGGAGATTTTGATGAAAGCAAGTTTCAGCAAGTTATCAAACTTTTGGAGCCATACTTTGAAGAGGTCGGTGCAGAACCACCGACATTTCCTTTGCCAGCGAGTCCTAAGTTTGAAGAGCAGATTGAAGCTATTTTTGAGATAAAACCAGCGGTTTTTAGTTTTGTTTATGGCATACCCTCTGAAGCAATTTTGGAGAAATGCCGGCGATTAGGAATCATAACGATAGGAACTGCTACTACGTTAGATGAAGCTATCGCTATAGAACATGCTGGAGTCGATGCCGTGGTAGCCACAGGCTTTGATGCAGGTGGGCATCGGGTTTCATTTCTGGATAAACCCGAAGAAAGTTTAATAGGAACGTTTTCATTTATTCCGCAAGTCGCGGATACCGTAAGAATCCCTGTCATAGGTGCTGGCGGTGTTGCCGATGCCCGTGGGGTAAAAGCGGCAATGGCACTGGGTGCCGACGCTGTTCAAATAGGAACAGCTTTTCTGGCTACCCGGCAATCTGGAGCAAGTAAAATACATCGTGAAAAATTATTTTCAAAAGAAGCCCGCTATACAACATTGACCAAAGTTTTTACAGGACGATTATCAAGAGGATTGAAAAACCGCTTGACAGAGGAGTTAAAAGAATTTCAAAATAGTTTGGCCCCTTATCCATTGCAGGGAAAAATTGTTGGTAAACTGGGGGCGTATCCTGCAAATTCCGAATCGGATCCTGAATTGAAGTCGTTTTGGGCAGGTCAGGCGGCCTCTATTCTTCAATATCATGACGCAGAAAAACTGATTGCAGCTATTAGTGCTGAAATGGAAAGATAA
- a CDS encoding PD-(D/E)XK nuclease family transposase — MKPTSVCNEVRFSSLRCSSFFQEFFKDRAVYYTSSLINKQLARGMKDSDYYLPEVYFIGILEFDMDRNRSSGISRVTERPYFYDVALCGKLTKAVVVLTQTFEYHG, encoded by the coding sequence GTGAAACCGACCAGTGTCTGTAACGAAGTGAGGTTTTCATCATTGAGATGCAGCAGCTTCTTTCAAGAATTTTTTAAGGACCGTGCAGTGTACTATACCTCAAGTCTCATCAATAAACAATTAGCACGAGGTATGAAGGATAGTGATTATTACCTACCAGAGGTTTACTTTATTGGTATTTTGGAGTTTGACATGGATAGAAATAGAAGTTCTGGTATATCACGTGTCACAGAGCGTCCTTATTTCTATGATGTGGCACTGTGTGGCAAATTGACCAAAGCAGTGGTTGTACTTACTCAAACATTTGAGTACCATGGATAG